One part of the Deltaproteobacteria bacterium genome encodes these proteins:
- a CDS encoding ABC transporter permease, whose translation MKIPLSYSFRNLWTRRLTTILTAGGMSLVVFVFASVLMLAEGLRQTLVATGSYDNALVLRSSAESEVQSVIDRDQAAIVASQPEIALNPQGMPLVSPEVVVLINLPKQSTGQRSNVTIRGVKPISLEMRPEIKLAAGRFFRPGSTEIVVGESVARRFADSGLGQTLRFAMRNWNIVGILDAGNTGFSSEIWGDVDQLMQAFRRPAYSDVVLKLRNPGDFKALRERLESDPRLTVQVKREVIFYEEQSERLAEFIRLLGMVLTSIFSVGAVLSAMITMYAAVASRTVEIGTLRALGFSRGNILTAILIESLLIGLIGGLGGLGAASFLQFINISTTNWQTFSEIAFNFALSQAIFIKSLLFALGMGLVGGLLPALRAARMNIVTALRAA comes from the coding sequence ATGAAGATTCCGCTGAGCTATAGTTTCCGCAATCTCTGGACCCGGCGGCTGACCACCATACTCACCGCCGGGGGCATGAGCCTGGTGGTCTTTGTTTTTGCTTCGGTGTTGATGTTGGCCGAAGGGCTCAGGCAGACCCTGGTGGCGACCGGCTCCTACGACAATGCTCTGGTTCTGAGGTCCTCAGCCGAATCCGAGGTGCAAAGCGTTATCGACCGGGATCAGGCGGCGATTGTTGCTTCCCAGCCGGAAATCGCTCTCAACCCCCAGGGAATGCCACTGGTTTCCCCGGAGGTGGTGGTGCTCATCAACCTGCCCAAACAGAGCACCGGCCAACGCAGTAATGTCACCATCCGGGGAGTCAAGCCGATATCCCTGGAGATGCGACCGGAAATTAAACTGGCGGCGGGGCGCTTTTTCCGGCCCGGGTCCACCGAAATCGTCGTGGGGGAGAGCGTGGCCCGCCGTTTTGCCGACAGCGGTCTGGGTCAGACCTTGCGCTTTGCCATGCGCAACTGGAATATCGTCGGCATCTTAGACGCCGGTAATACCGGTTTCAGTTCCGAGATCTGGGGTGATGTTGATCAACTGATGCAGGCCTTTCGGCGCCCGGCCTATTCCGATGTGGTGCTCAAATTGAGGAATCCCGGTGATTTTAAGGCCTTGCGGGAGCGCCTGGAGAGCGATCCCCGGCTGACCGTCCAGGTCAAGCGGGAGGTGATTTTTTATGAGGAGCAGTCCGAGCGCCTGGCCGAGTTCATCCGCCTGCTGGGCATGGTCCTGACCAGCATCTTTAGCGTCGGCGCGGTGTTGAGTGCGATGATCACTATGTACGCGGCGGTGGCCAGCCGCACCGTGGAGATTGGCACCCTGCGGGCTTTGGGGTTTAGCCGGGGCAATATCTTGACCGCCATTCTAATCGAATCCTTGCTGATCGGTCTGATCGGCGGCCTGGGCGGTCTGGGAGCGGCCTCCTTTCTGCAATTTATCAATATTTCCACCACGAATTGGCAGACCTTCTCGGAAATTGCCTTTAATTTTGCCCTGTCCCAGGCAATTTTCATCAAAAGCCTGCTTTTTGCCCTGGGTATGGGGTTGGTTGGAGGACTGTTACCGGCCCTGCGCGCTGCCCGGATGAATATTGTCACTGCCCTGCGGGCGGCCTAG
- a CDS encoding type II toxin-antitoxin system HicB family antitoxin, with the protein METKSLHYKIEFSYDPQKGLFTARIPGLKGLSAVGETFAEAEASIKDAALQYLESLHLDKKPLPLDEKDLIEGIYIRIPRP; encoded by the coding sequence ATGGAAACCAAAAGCTTACATTACAAAATTGAATTCAGTTATGATCCGCAGAAAGGACTGTTTACGGCCCGGATTCCAGGATTGAAAGGTCTGAGCGCTGTCGGTGAGACCTTTGCCGAAGCCGAGGCCAGTATCAAAGACGCGGCCTTGCAATATCTGGAAAGTCTGCACCTGGACAAAAAACCCCTGCCCCTGGACGAAAAAGACCTGATTGAAGGCATCTATATTCGCATTCCCCGGCCATGA
- the recN gene encoding DNA repair protein RecN, whose translation MLTELRIKNLAILDQVKLELEPGLNILSGETGAGKSMIIQAVHLLLGARGSEELIRNGAQEAEIEARFWVPPDDQGKPGLAEMAEAADGEVLLRRLVNRSGRSRGYLNDQAVTLKYLTNIGRELLSLSGQHEYQVLLAPENHLAILDAYGGLNDQVGHFRSRYQDWQQLKRDWQQTLSKQQELTASQELLAFQLQELEQAQIAPAEDETLARERERLRHASQLFEETRNSYDRLYAGKTALLGMLSEIQNSLNFINRIDPAWQTRLAELENIHYQLEDLALALRDYLRTVQMDPQRLQEVDHRLALLERLKRKYGPTLQEVLAFQDWARQEVARLDDFDSHLQALKEQLVAAGQELSQKAQELSQCRQAVAQRLAAAVETEIHSLAMPQARFTVFFQKSSVEAPGAYEFSPTVGGQPVTATGCDRVEFYLAPNPGEPPKPLARIASGGELSRLVLGLKNILAQEAGVETVVFDEVDTGIGGAVAQVVGQKLHNLAKKHQIICITHLPQIACFGDCHFRVEKQVQDGRTVTTVTKLTATERLKEIARMLGGTQITDTTLAHAQELLALARQSQPCR comes from the coding sequence ATGCTGACCGAACTGCGGATCAAGAATCTGGCTATCCTGGACCAGGTCAAACTGGAGCTGGAGCCGGGATTAAATATCCTGTCCGGGGAAACCGGGGCCGGCAAGTCCATGATTATCCAGGCCGTTCATTTGCTGCTCGGAGCCCGGGGCAGCGAAGAACTGATCCGCAACGGCGCTCAGGAGGCTGAAATCGAAGCCCGGTTCTGGGTGCCTCCAGACGACCAGGGGAAACCTGGGCTGGCGGAAATGGCTGAGGCAGCCGACGGCGAGGTCTTGCTCCGCCGCCTCGTTAACCGCAGCGGCCGCAGTCGCGGCTATTTAAATGATCAGGCGGTGACCCTGAAATATTTGACTAATATCGGCCGGGAATTATTGAGCTTATCCGGCCAGCACGAATATCAGGTGCTTTTGGCCCCCGAAAACCACCTGGCCATTCTGGATGCTTACGGCGGCCTCAACGACCAGGTAGGGCATTTCCGCAGCCGGTATCAGGACTGGCAACAGCTTAAACGGGACTGGCAGCAGACCCTAAGCAAGCAACAAGAGTTAACCGCCAGCCAGGAGTTACTTGCTTTCCAGCTTCAGGAGTTGGAACAGGCCCAAATAGCGCCAGCAGAAGATGAGACCCTGGCCCGGGAACGGGAACGCCTGCGGCATGCCTCCCAGCTCTTTGAAGAGACCCGGAACAGCTATGACCGCCTCTATGCCGGAAAAACGGCACTGTTGGGAATGCTGAGCGAAATTCAGAACTCTCTTAATTTTATTAACCGGATTGACCCGGCCTGGCAAACCAGGCTGGCAGAGTTGGAAAATATCCACTATCAACTGGAAGATCTGGCCCTGGCCCTCAGGGATTATCTCCGCACCGTGCAGATGGACCCCCAGCGGCTTCAGGAAGTCGACCACCGCCTGGCCCTGCTGGAACGATTGAAACGCAAATACGGCCCGACTCTGCAAGAGGTGCTGGCTTTTCAGGACTGGGCTCGCCAGGAGGTAGCCCGGCTGGATGATTTTGACTCTCATCTCCAGGCTCTGAAAGAACAACTAGTGGCGGCCGGACAGGAACTTAGCCAGAAAGCCCAGGAACTTTCCCAGTGCCGCCAGGCAGTGGCGCAGCGGCTGGCGGCGGCGGTAGAAACCGAAATCCACAGCCTGGCCATGCCTCAGGCCCGGTTTACGGTCTTCTTCCAGAAATCGTCGGTTGAAGCTCCGGGAGCGTATGAGTTCTCCCCCACCGTCGGCGGCCAACCGGTGACCGCCACCGGCTGTGATCGGGTGGAGTTCTATCTGGCCCCCAATCCCGGTGAGCCTCCTAAACCACTGGCCCGCATTGCTTCGGGCGGGGAACTGTCGCGCCTGGTGTTGGGCCTGAAAAATATTCTGGCCCAGGAGGCTGGAGTGGAAACCGTGGTCTTTGATGAAGTGGATACCGGTATTGGCGGCGCAGTGGCTCAAGTGGTAGGACAAAAACTCCACAATCTGGCCAAAAAGCACCAGATCATCTGTATTACCCATTTACCCCAGATTGCTTGTTTCGGTGATTGCCACTTCCGGGTCGAGAAACAGGTCCAGGACGGCCGCACGGTAACCACGGTCACTAAGCTCACCGCCACCGAGAGGCTGAAGGAGATCGCCCGGATGCTGGGTGGGACCCAAATTACCGATACTACCCTGGCCCATGCCCAGGAATTATTGGCCCTGGCCCGGCAAAGCCAACCATGCCGTTGA
- a CDS encoding efflux RND transporter periplasmic adaptor subunit, which produces MDLKSLRIKRGADDASLLRPQRRFRVVIAAVLLSTFLLILVVLYAAGLLSLAREVEVATVVKIYPAQAFTLLNASGYVVAQRKAAVSSKSTGRLAYLGVEEGSRIRKNEVIASLENQDLIAARDQWASNVKVAEANRLEAEAELEDAAVNYRRFKELVAADLVSRQDFDAAEARYKKAQAAVTAATANIKAAKAALAKAQTELEYTLIRGPFDGLVLTKNAEVGEVVAPFGAATNARAAVVTMADMDSLMVEADVSESNIGQVRVGQPCEIQLDAIPGERFQGEVHMIVPTADRSKATVLTKVKFLALDSRILPEMSAKVAFLSRPLQPGEEEPRLAVPTKALVEHQNRKIAFVVQGNQVKTVPVATGARLGDMMEIKAGLKDGDKVVIAPPADLEDGDKVKVKEV; this is translated from the coding sequence TTGGATCTAAAATCTCTGCGTATTAAGCGGGGTGCTGACGACGCCAGTCTGTTACGGCCACAACGCCGTTTCCGAGTCGTTATCGCCGCGGTGCTGCTGTCAACCTTCCTCCTCATTCTGGTCGTTCTGTATGCCGCGGGCCTGTTGTCTTTGGCCCGGGAAGTGGAAGTGGCCACAGTGGTCAAGATCTATCCGGCTCAGGCCTTTACTTTGCTTAATGCCAGTGGCTATGTAGTGGCCCAGCGCAAGGCCGCGGTCTCTTCCAAAAGCACGGGTCGGCTGGCCTACCTGGGGGTTGAAGAAGGCAGCCGGATCAGAAAAAATGAGGTCATTGCCAGTCTGGAGAATCAGGACCTAATTGCGGCCCGGGATCAGTGGGCCTCCAATGTCAAGGTGGCAGAAGCCAACCGGTTAGAAGCAGAAGCCGAGTTAGAGGATGCCGCAGTCAATTATAGACGTTTTAAAGAACTGGTGGCCGCCGACCTGGTATCTCGCCAGGATTTCGATGCCGCCGAGGCTCGGTATAAAAAAGCACAGGCGGCCGTAACCGCTGCGACCGCTAATATAAAGGCAGCTAAGGCAGCGCTGGCCAAGGCCCAGACCGAGTTGGAATACACCCTGATCCGGGGGCCTTTCGATGGTCTGGTGCTGACCAAAAACGCCGAAGTGGGTGAAGTGGTGGCCCCGTTCGGGGCCGCAACCAATGCCCGGGCCGCGGTAGTGACCATGGCCGACATGGACTCTTTAATGGTAGAGGCCGATGTTTCGGAATCCAACATCGGCCAGGTCAGAGTGGGACAACCCTGTGAAATTCAGTTGGATGCCATACCTGGTGAGCGTTTTCAGGGCGAAGTCCACATGATTGTGCCCACCGCCGACCGCTCCAAGGCCACTGTCCTTACCAAGGTTAAATTCTTGGCTCTTGACTCCCGCATTTTGCCGGAGATGAGCGCCAAGGTAGCCTTTCTGTCCCGGCCCCTCCAGCCCGGGGAGGAGGAACCGCGCTTAGCGGTCCCCACTAAGGCCCTGGTTGAGCACCAGAACAGAAAAATCGCCTTCGTGGTTCAAGGGAACCAGGTCAAGACGGTGCCAGTGGCAACCGGAGCTCGGTTGGGCGATATGATGGAAATCAAGGCTGGCCTTAAAGATGGAGACAAGGTGGTAATTGCGCCGCCGGCCGACCTGGAGGACGGCGACAAAGTCAAAGTAAAGGAAGTTTGA
- a CDS encoding DUF3786 domain-containing protein, with protein MPRIDDYKQSLALAVEELKLAPPQEVAARSQARYEVRGDGQEGLILAYFGRPHWISWPEIKVAYLEEEGEVNIQEQILMLHYLTTTQGKPLTGKSIDFRQVPAGEFYHHAFVQRARVPLLKVFGHDLDLYQKVAEMMGGTRIELGDVAATYQAFPLVPITHVLWKGDDEFQPEVNILYDESIVTHLPTEDIAALSGFSVYRLFGAARKLQT; from the coding sequence GTGCCTCGCATTGATGACTATAAACAATCCTTGGCCCTGGCCGTGGAAGAACTTAAACTGGCTCCACCCCAAGAGGTTGCGGCCCGCAGCCAGGCCCGTTATGAGGTTCGGGGAGACGGCCAGGAGGGCCTCATCCTGGCATATTTTGGCCGTCCGCATTGGATCAGCTGGCCCGAGATTAAGGTGGCTTATCTTGAGGAGGAGGGTGAGGTAAATATTCAGGAGCAGATTCTCATGCTCCATTATCTGACCACCACCCAGGGGAAACCCTTGACCGGCAAAAGCATTGACTTCCGCCAAGTGCCCGCCGGAGAATTCTACCACCACGCCTTTGTGCAGCGGGCCCGAGTGCCCCTGCTCAAGGTTTTCGGGCATGACCTGGATCTATACCAGAAGGTTGCCGAAATGATGGGAGGCACCCGGATCGAGTTGGGTGATGTGGCTGCCACATATCAGGCCTTTCCCCTGGTCCCCATTACTCATGTGCTCTGGAAAGGGGATGACGAGTTTCAGCCCGAAGTCAATATCCTTTACGATGAAAGCATTGTGACCCACCTGCCGACCGAGGACATCGCCGCCCTATCCGGGTTTTCCGTTTACCGGCTGTTTGGCGCAGCCCGAAAATTGCAAACTTAA
- a CDS encoding ABC transporter permease — protein sequence MVFKIIFRNILRHRLRTFLTITGMAVAILSFGLLRTVVGAWYAGVESSSAYRLVTRNAVSLIYRLPVAYLNKIRAVPGVSEVSYSSWFGGIYIDEKNFFPQFAVEARHYLDLYPEFIIPQDQKLAFLKERNAAIAGRQLAEKYDWQLGDIIPIRGRIYPVNLEFVLRGIYTGAEKSTDEGRFFFHWDYLNETLEKNAPALANHVGVFISRVDDPDQAAPVAGRIDALFKNSLAETLTETEKAFHLGFVAMTEAILMSIQVVSFLVIGVILVVLANTMAMTARERINEYATFKTLGFQPWHLVGLISGESIAIALVGGIIGLALSFPAAHVFRTALSQYFRIFNISSVTLIAGLLTSLGVGVVSAIIPAWQAARLSIAEGLRRLG from the coding sequence ATGGTTTTTAAAATTATTTTCCGAAATATCCTCCGCCACCGGCTGCGGACGTTTTTAACCATCACTGGCATGGCGGTGGCCATCCTCTCTTTCGGACTGCTGCGTACCGTGGTAGGCGCCTGGTATGCCGGGGTAGAGAGTTCCTCCGCCTATCGGCTGGTGACCCGCAACGCCGTCTCTTTGATCTATCGCCTGCCGGTAGCATATCTGAACAAGATCAGGGCAGTTCCCGGCGTGAGCGAAGTCTCCTACAGCAGCTGGTTCGGTGGCATCTACATCGACGAAAAAAATTTCTTCCCCCAATTTGCGGTGGAAGCCCGGCATTATCTGGACCTCTATCCTGAGTTCATCATCCCTCAGGACCAGAAACTGGCCTTCTTAAAGGAGCGCAATGCAGCCATTGCCGGGCGCCAATTGGCAGAAAAATATGATTGGCAGCTAGGGGATATCATTCCGATTCGAGGCAGAATCTACCCGGTCAACCTGGAGTTTGTGTTGCGGGGCATCTATACCGGGGCAGAAAAAAGCACCGATGAAGGCCGTTTCTTTTTTCACTGGGATTACCTTAACGAAACCCTGGAAAAAAATGCCCCAGCTCTGGCTAATCATGTGGGGGTATTTATCAGCCGGGTCGATGACCCCGACCAGGCTGCGCCGGTGGCCGGCCGGATCGACGCCCTGTTCAAAAATTCCCTAGCCGAGACCCTGACTGAAACCGAAAAGGCCTTTCATCTGGGCTTTGTGGCCATGACCGAAGCCATCCTGATGTCTATCCAGGTGGTCTCTTTTCTGGTCATCGGGGTCATCCTGGTGGTGCTGGCCAATACCATGGCCATGACTGCCCGGGAACGGATAAATGAATATGCCACCTTCAAGACCTTGGGGTTTCAGCCCTGGCACTTGGTGGGGCTGATCAGTGGGGAGTCCATCGCCATCGCCCTTGTTGGGGGGATAATCGGGCTGGCCTTGAGCTTTCCCGCCGCCCATGTCTTCCGTACCGCATTGTCGCAGTACTTTCGAATCTTTAACATTAGTTCGGTTACTTTAATCGCCGGACTGTTGACTTCACTGGGGGTGGGAGTGGTCTCGGCCATCATCCCGGCCTGGCAGGCCGCCCGGCTGAGCATCGCCGAGGGTCTGCGGCGGTTGGGATAG
- a CDS encoding helix-turn-helix domain-containing protein, whose translation MEVWHTIQVFQRQGRSMRSIARELGISRNTIKRYWDNQIPPRYVRRSIDWLIKRLIKVGARISYHARRWYVHVASAFPLAHHYRAVLACGT comes from the coding sequence ATGGAAGTATGGCATACCATCCAAGTATTCCAGCGGCAGGGTCGATCGATGCGGTCGATAGCCCGGGAGTTGGGCATTTCCAGAAATACCATCAAGCGTTATTGGGATAATCAGATCCCGCCCCGCTATGTGCGGCGGTCCATTGATTGGCTGATCAAGCGTCTGATCAAAGTTGGGGCCAGAATTTCTTATCATGCCCGGAGATGGTACGTCCATGTGGCCTCCGCCTTTCCTCTGGCTCACCACTACCGCGCGGTGCTGGCCTGTGGCACATAG
- a CDS encoding ABC transporter ATP-binding protein, producing MTVRECSEDISSNGGLVEIRHLYKSYRRGSQTIPVLNDVCLSIPEGEFLALMGPSGSGKTTLLNLIAGIDHPDEGILRVNGIDIHSLSESALAVWRSRHVGFIFQFYNLIPVLTAFENVELPLLLTDLSRLERRQHVEVALGLVGLEDRMHHYPRQLSGGQQQRVAIARALITDPTIIAADEPTGDLDKVSAEEILDLLTGLHQEFQKTIIMVTHDPRAASRASWVRHLDKGVLNSKDQPYETPEL from the coding sequence ATGACAGTAAGGGAATGTTCTGAAGATATAAGTAGTAACGGCGGTCTGGTGGAGATTCGCCATCTGTACAAATCCTATCGTCGGGGCAGCCAAACCATCCCGGTCCTCAATGATGTTTGCCTGTCCATCCCGGAGGGGGAGTTTCTGGCCCTGATGGGGCCGTCCGGCTCCGGCAAGACGACACTGCTCAACCTGATCGCCGGAATTGACCACCCGGATGAGGGAATTCTCCGGGTAAACGGCATTGATATCCACAGTCTGTCCGAGTCCGCCCTGGCGGTGTGGCGCTCCCGGCATGTGGGCTTTATCTTTCAGTTTTATAATCTCATCCCGGTGCTGACCGCCTTTGAGAATGTTGAATTGCCGCTGCTGTTAACCGATTTATCCCGCCTGGAGCGCCGCCAGCATGTGGAGGTGGCGCTTGGCCTGGTGGGACTGGAAGACCGCATGCACCATTATCCCCGGCAACTCTCCGGCGGACAACAGCAACGGGTAGCCATTGCCCGGGCCTTGATTACCGATCCGACCATTATCGCCGCTGACGAACCGACCGGAGATCTCGATAAGGTTTCGGCGGAAGAGATTCTCGATCTGCTGACCGGCCTGCATCAAGAATTTCAGAAGACCATCATTATGGTCACCCATGACCCCCGGGCCGCGTCCCGGGCCTCCTGGGTACGGCATCTAGACAAGGGGGTCTTAAACTCTAAAGACCAGCCCTATGAAACACCGGAACTTTAA
- a CDS encoding U32 family peptidase, with protein MELLAPAGNLESFFAALEQGADAVYVGLKALSARAYATNFTLKELSSLVTICRQQGRKLYVALNSLVKEGERAELLDTLAALNDIRPDALIIQDLGVHYLVRHHFPRLPLHASTLMTIHNSLGVEQAAAMGFKRVVLARELTLKELAAIRRQTRIELEVFVHGALCFSFSGLCLFSSFLGGRAATRGRCTQPCRRAYRYDGGSGYLLSISDLSALEMVPQLAALGINAIKIEGRMKSGDYVGWVVQAYRRVLDAAPAERPQTLAEARELLTKTYSRRTTTGFLRAAVPDNLLAPQDTGNIGELLGTLQNVQGEQGTLTLEHDLALGDRLRVQDAASGDRRAFTLKKLEYQEWPVSQACSGREVRISLPFPAHPGDLVFKVGETTTTGSRSHRKWQEQLFRLAPPTFTGPVQLPMALKAFNRPKSQKHNPAAGRPRLYVRLRSLPEAVALSRQVRTGLIVDLDEASYNDYLTHYRRGKLPRQLIWRLPPIIPETAVPRYRQAMATLGDAGCSHFMISNLGHLPLLAGRKVTIFSDYPLHCLNSWAVQAASELGVATVTLSVEADRQTLKQLLNRVSGNHLVSYLFAYLPLMISRVPLPKDKKSWRLQSPHRENFRLIPQNDLTLLYPVIPYFLGKAYAELQAGGIGHFIIDLTQSGIPTKEVPAMIRQLVRGKISGHSTVMNFYRNLD; from the coding sequence ATGGAACTCTTGGCCCCGGCCGGGAATCTGGAATCTTTTTTTGCCGCCTTGGAACAGGGCGCGGACGCGGTTTACGTCGGCCTCAAAGCCCTCAGCGCCCGGGCCTATGCCACCAATTTTACTCTAAAGGAGCTTTCTTCCCTGGTGACTATTTGTCGGCAACAGGGTCGAAAGCTCTATGTCGCCTTGAATTCCCTGGTCAAGGAAGGGGAACGGGCTGAACTGCTGGATACCCTGGCCGCCTTGAACGACATCCGGCCGGATGCCCTGATCATTCAGGATCTGGGGGTCCATTACCTGGTGCGCCATCATTTCCCGAGACTGCCGCTGCATGCCAGCACCCTGATGACTATTCATAATTCCCTGGGGGTGGAGCAGGCTGCGGCCATGGGATTCAAACGGGTGGTACTGGCCCGAGAATTGACCCTGAAGGAACTGGCCGCTATTCGCCGCCAAACCCGGATCGAACTGGAAGTCTTTGTACATGGGGCACTGTGCTTCAGCTTTTCGGGACTTTGCCTGTTCAGCAGTTTTCTGGGAGGCAGGGCTGCGACCCGGGGCCGGTGCACGCAACCTTGCCGCCGCGCCTATCGCTATGATGGTGGTTCTGGCTATCTGTTGTCCATCAGCGACCTGTCGGCCCTGGAAATGGTCCCTCAACTGGCGGCGTTGGGAATAAACGCCATTAAAATCGAAGGGCGGATGAAGAGCGGTGATTATGTCGGCTGGGTCGTTCAGGCCTACCGGCGGGTCCTGGATGCGGCTCCGGCCGAACGGCCGCAGACCCTGGCCGAAGCCCGGGAGCTTTTAACCAAAACCTATAGCCGTCGAACCACCACCGGGTTTTTGCGCGCTGCGGTCCCTGATAATCTGTTGGCTCCCCAGGATACCGGCAACATTGGCGAATTGCTGGGAACTTTACAGAATGTGCAGGGGGAACAGGGAACCCTGACCCTGGAGCATGATCTGGCCTTAGGAGACCGCTTGCGGGTTCAGGACGCCGCCAGCGGGGACCGCCGCGCCTTTACCCTGAAAAAACTGGAATACCAGGAGTGGCCAGTCTCACAAGCCTGTTCCGGGCGGGAAGTCCGGATCAGTCTGCCTTTCCCAGCCCACCCCGGAGACCTGGTATTTAAAGTCGGTGAGACCACCACCACCGGAAGCCGTTCCCACCGCAAGTGGCAAGAACAGCTGTTCAGACTGGCTCCTCCGACGTTCACCGGTCCGGTTCAGCTTCCTATGGCGCTTAAGGCTTTCAACCGACCAAAATCCCAGAAACACAATCCGGCTGCGGGTCGGCCCCGCCTGTATGTCCGCCTCCGGTCGCTTCCAGAGGCGGTGGCCCTCAGCCGTCAGGTTAGGACCGGGCTGATTGTCGATCTGGACGAGGCCAGTTATAATGATTATCTCACCCACTACCGCCGCGGAAAATTGCCGCGGCAGCTGATCTGGCGACTACCACCGATCATCCCGGAGACTGCCGTGCCCCGCTACCGGCAGGCCATGGCTACCCTAGGGGATGCTGGTTGCAGCCACTTTATGATCAGCAACCTGGGTCATTTGCCGCTGTTGGCGGGGCGAAAAGTCACCATATTTTCCGATTATCCGTTGCATTGCCTTAATTCCTGGGCCGTTCAGGCCGCCTCGGAACTGGGGGTGGCTACCGTCACCTTGTCGGTGGAGGCTGACCGCCAGACCCTAAAGCAATTATTAAACCGTGTGTCCGGCAACCATCTGGTCAGCTATCTCTTTGCTTACCTGCCCCTGATGATTTCCCGGGTGCCACTGCCAAAAGACAAAAAGAGCTGGCGCCTGCAAAGCCCCCACCGCGAAAATTTCCGGCTAATACCGCAAAACGATTTGACCCTTCTCTATCCGGTGATCCCCTATTTCTTGGGAAAGGCCTATGCTGAACTCCAGGCCGGAGGAATCGGCCATTTTATTATCGATCTGACCCAGAGTGGCATCCCGACCAAGGAGGTGCCGGCGATGATCCGGCAATTAGTCAGAGGAAAAATTTCTGGCCATTCTACAGTTATGAATTTTTATCGTAACTTAGATTAA